Proteins from one Syntrophaceae bacterium genomic window:
- the gmd gene encoding GDP-mannose 4,6-dehydratase codes for MKKALITGITGQDGSYLAEFLLAKGYAVHGLIRRSSTFNTDRIDHLYKDFHDPEARVFLHYGDLSVSGQLTDLIHAIDPDEIYHLGAQSHVRVSFDMPEYTGDITGLGTLRLLEAIRKSGNRAKFYQASSSEMFGAAPPPQSELTAFQPQSPYAAAKVYAYYLVRNYRDAYKLFASNGILFNHESPRRGETFVTRKITRAATRIKLGLQDKLYLGNLEAKRDWGYAGDYVEAMWLMMQQEKPDDYAIATGETHSVREFAEKVFAKLDLDYGQYVAIDPRYFRPTEVDVLLGDSSKARKALGWEPKVSFDQLVEMMVDADMEQAKREKTLRDAGYDCTGNGRML; via the coding sequence ATGAAAAAAGCCTTGATCACAGGCATCACGGGCCAGGACGGTTCTTACCTGGCGGAGTTCCTTCTGGCGAAGGGTTACGCCGTCCACGGCCTGATCCGCCGGTCCAGCACGTTCAACACCGACCGGATCGACCACCTTTACAAGGATTTCCACGACCCGGAGGCCCGGGTGTTCCTGCACTACGGCGACCTGTCCGTCTCGGGACAGCTGACGGACCTGATCCACGCGATCGACCCGGATGAGATCTACCATCTGGGAGCCCAGAGCCACGTCCGGGTGAGCTTCGACATGCCCGAGTACACCGGGGACATCACGGGACTGGGGACGCTACGGCTCCTGGAGGCGATCCGGAAATCGGGAAACCGGGCGAAGTTCTACCAGGCCTCATCCAGCGAGATGTTCGGCGCGGCGCCGCCGCCACAGAGCGAACTGACGGCCTTCCAGCCACAGAGCCCTTATGCGGCGGCGAAGGTGTACGCCTATTACCTGGTCCGGAATTATCGGGACGCCTACAAGCTGTTCGCGTCCAACGGAATCCTGTTCAACCACGAGTCTCCCCGGAGAGGAGAGACCTTTGTGACCCGGAAGATCACCCGGGCGGCGACGCGGATCAAGCTGGGGCTGCAGGACAAGCTGTACCTGGGAAATCTGGAGGCGAAGCGGGACTGGGGCTACGCCGGGGACTACGTGGAGGCGATGTGGCTGATGATGCAGCAGGAGAAGCCCGACGATTACGCCATCGCCACGGGGGAGACCCACTCAGTGCGGGAGTTTGCCGAAAAGGTCTTCGCAAAGCTGGATCTGGATTACGGGCAGTACGTAGCCATCGATCCGCGATATTTCCGGCCTACCGAGGTGGACGTCCTGCTTGGTGATTCTTCGAAGGCCCGGAAGGCCCTCGGGTGGGAGCCGAAGGTGAGCTTCGATCAGCTTGTGGAGATGATGGTCG
- the hypA gene encoding hydrogenase maturation nickel metallochaperone HypA, whose product MHELPVMESVLKIVLGHAERNRVRKIVAIHLKVGELSDLMEDWMQRYFDYVSKGTLAEGAVLKIQKIPVRFRCSGCSAEFTADVRKEAEIRCPECGADRPMLISGREYFIENMEVI is encoded by the coding sequence ATGCACGAACTCCCCGTCATGGAAAGCGTCCTGAAGATCGTCCTCGGCCATGCCGAGAGAAACCGCGTCCGGAAGATCGTGGCCATTCACCTGAAAGTGGGGGAACTGAGCGACCTGATGGAAGACTGGATGCAGCGGTACTTCGACTACGTCAGCAAGGGGACCCTCGCGGAGGGCGCCGTGCTGAAGATTCAGAAAATCCCGGTGCGCTTCCGCTGCTCCGGCTGCAGCGCCGAATTCACTGCCGACGTCCGGAAGGAAGCGGAGATCCGCTGCCCCGAGTGCGGCGCGGACCGGCCCATGTTGATCTCCGGCCGGGAATACTTCATCGAAAACATGGAGGTGATCTGA
- the hemL gene encoding glutamate-1-semialdehyde 2,1-aminomutase produces the protein MAWTSEDWFNLACELIPGGVNSPVRAYRPVGGMPFFVEQAAGSRIRDVEGKEYVDYVGSWGPMILGHAHPAVVAAIAEAAARGTSYGAPTPGEVEMAMLLVETFPSIEKVRLVSSGTEAVMSAVRLARGFTGREKILKFEGCYHGHADSLLVKAGSGVATFGIPGSPGVPKELAALTVTVPFNAPAALEAALTAHGDELACVIVEPVPGNMGVVLPKPGFLETLREATRERAILLIFDEVISGFRVAWGGWQTVTDIAPDLTCLGKIIGGGLPVGAFGGRADIMDHLAPAGPVYQAGTLSGNPLAMAAGLATLRILKENEEHYESLDRKTFSLCFDLQALFEEKGISVTVNRSGSLFTVFFTPGPVTDFATAAKSDTEAYARWFRGMLERGISLPPSQFEACFVSFAHTDEDFERTLTACRETLAAW, from the coding sequence ATGGCGTGGACATCGGAAGACTGGTTCAACCTGGCCTGCGAGCTGATCCCCGGGGGGGTCAACAGTCCCGTCCGGGCCTACCGGCCCGTCGGCGGAATGCCGTTTTTCGTGGAGCAGGCAGCGGGTTCCCGGATCCGGGACGTGGAGGGGAAGGAATACGTCGATTACGTCGGTTCCTGGGGACCCATGATCCTGGGACACGCCCATCCGGCCGTCGTTGCCGCCATCGCCGAGGCCGCCGCCCGGGGCACGAGCTATGGAGCCCCGACGCCCGGGGAGGTGGAGATGGCCATGCTCCTCGTGGAGACCTTCCCGTCCATCGAGAAGGTCCGCCTGGTCTCCTCCGGGACGGAGGCCGTCATGAGCGCCGTCCGTCTGGCCCGGGGATTCACCGGCCGGGAGAAGATCCTGAAGTTCGAGGGCTGTTACCACGGCCACGCCGATTCGCTCCTGGTCAAGGCCGGTTCGGGTGTTGCCACCTTCGGGATACCCGGAAGTCCGGGAGTTCCGAAAGAGCTGGCGGCGCTGACAGTTACCGTGCCCTTCAACGCCCCGGCGGCGCTGGAGGCGGCCCTGACCGCCCATGGCGATGAGCTGGCCTGCGTGATCGTGGAGCCCGTTCCGGGAAACATGGGGGTCGTCCTTCCTAAGCCGGGATTCCTGGAGACGCTGCGGGAAGCCACGCGGGAGCGGGCGATTCTCCTCATTTTCGACGAGGTGATCAGCGGGTTCCGTGTCGCCTGGGGCGGCTGGCAGACCGTCACCGACATTGCGCCGGACCTGACCTGCCTCGGCAAGATCATCGGCGGCGGCCTTCCCGTGGGAGCCTTCGGGGGCCGAGCCGATATCATGGACCATCTGGCCCCCGCGGGGCCGGTTTACCAGGCGGGCACGCTGTCGGGGAATCCCCTGGCCATGGCGGCGGGTCTGGCGACGCTCCGGATTCTGAAGGAGAACGAAGAGCATTACGAGTCGCTGGACCGGAAGACCTTCAGCCTCTGCTTCGACCTGCAGGCCCTCTTCGAGGAAAAGGGGATCTCCGTGACCGTCAATCGCTCGGGTTCCCTGTTCACCGTCTTTTTCACCCCGGGTCCCGTGACGGATTTCGCGACGGCCGCAAAGAGCGACACGGAGGCGTATGCCCGCTGGTTCCGGGGGATGCTGGAACGGGGGATCAGCCTGCCGCCGTCCCAGTTCGAGGCCTGTTTTGTTTCCTTCGCCCATACGGACGAGGACTTCGAGAGAACCTTGACCGCCTGCCGGGAGACACTGGCGGCGTGGTGA
- a CDS encoding NAD-dependent epimerase has product MKKILVTGAAGFIGYHVASRLLERGDLVLGLDNLNDYYDVSLKEARLALLEPHPRFSFRRLDIADRAAMEDLFRIERPEVVIHLAAQAGVRYSLVNPHAYITANIAGFLNVLEGCRHHGVEHLVFASSSSVYGANTAMPFSVHQNVDHPVSLYAATKKANEGMAHSYATLFKVPCTGLRFFTVYGPWGRPDMSLFLFTRAILAGEPIDVFNHGRMKRDFTFIDDIVEGVIRVADRIPAPNPKWTGKAPDPASSFAPWRLYNIGNNNPVELLHFIEVIEKALGREARKNFLPMQPGDVSETYADVDDLMADVGFRPATSIETGVARFIDWYRGYYGGEPGS; this is encoded by the coding sequence ATGAAGAAGATCCTTGTGACCGGCGCCGCCGGGTTCATCGGATATCACGTGGCGTCCAGGCTCCTGGAGCGGGGAGACCTTGTCCTGGGCCTCGACAATCTGAACGACTATTACGACGTCTCCCTGAAAGAGGCCCGCCTGGCTCTGTTGGAACCGCATCCCCGGTTCTCCTTCCGCCGCCTGGATATTGCCGATCGGGCCGCCATGGAGGATCTCTTCCGAATCGAGCGGCCGGAGGTCGTGATCCACCTAGCCGCCCAGGCGGGGGTTCGCTACTCGCTTGTGAATCCGCATGCCTATATCACGGCAAACATCGCCGGATTTCTGAACGTGCTGGAGGGGTGCCGCCACCATGGGGTGGAGCATCTCGTCTTTGCCTCCTCCAGCTCCGTCTACGGCGCCAACACCGCGATGCCGTTTTCGGTCCACCAGAACGTGGACCACCCGGTGAGCCTCTATGCAGCCACGAAGAAGGCCAACGAAGGCATGGCCCACTCCTATGCCACGCTTTTCAAAGTCCCCTGTACGGGCCTCCGTTTCTTCACCGTCTATGGTCCCTGGGGGCGGCCCGACATGTCTTTGTTTCTTTTCACCCGGGCCATCCTGGCGGGCGAACCGATCGACGTGTTCAACCACGGGCGGATGAAGCGGGATTTTACCTTCATCGATGATATCGTCGAGGGGGTGATCCGCGTGGCCGACCGCATCCCCGCCCCCAACCCGAAGTGGACGGGGAAGGCTCCCGACCCGGCGTCCAGCTTCGCCCCCTGGCGCCTGTACAACATCGGGAACAACAACCCCGTGGAGCTGCTTCACTTCATCGAGGTGATCGAGAAGGCCCTGGGCCGGGAGGCCCGGAAGAACTTCCTGCCTATGCAGCCGGGGGACGTGTCCGAAACCTACGCCGACGTGGACGACCTCATGGCCGACGTCGGCTTCCGGCCCGCGACGTCCATTGAGACGGGAGTCGCCCGCTTCATTGACTGGTATCGCGGATACTATGGCGGAGAGCCGGGAAGTTAG
- a CDS encoding Lrp/AsnC family transcriptional regulator has protein sequence MPTDRVRASVAALLQGDLPLAERPFAEVAKAAGTTEEAVLEELREMKAEGIVRKFGAVLRHQRAGYTRNSMVAWEVPEARCDEAGRIFASRREVTHCYRREPMFLGRYSVFTMVHFREGEGAGFLEELADRAGASGYLVLTSVEELKKTSMEYF, from the coding sequence ATGCCGACCGATCGTGTCCGCGCCTCCGTTGCCGCCCTTCTCCAGGGGGACCTTCCCCTGGCGGAACGACCCTTCGCGGAGGTGGCAAAGGCCGCCGGGACGACGGAGGAGGCGGTCCTGGAGGAACTCCGGGAAATGAAGGCGGAGGGGATCGTCCGGAAGTTCGGGGCGGTTCTGCGACATCAGCGGGCCGGATACACCCGGAACTCCATGGTCGCCTGGGAGGTGCCGGAGGCGCGGTGCGACGAGGCGGGCAGGATCTTCGCGTCTCGCCGGGAAGTGACCCACTGCTACCGCCGGGAGCCGATGTTTCTCGGCCGGTACAGCGTTTTTACCATGGTTCACTTCCGGGAAGGCGAAGGCGCCGGATTCCTGGAAGAGCTCGCCGACCGGGCGGGGGCATCCGGCTACCTGGTTCTCACAAGCGTGGAAGAACTGAAAAAAACCAGCATGGAGTATTTCTGA
- the hypB gene encoding hydrogenase nickel incorporation protein HypB, which yields MAEIRLIEIKEEILADNTALAEEIRTDLKRRGVFLLNLMSSPGSGKTSLIVQTLRRLRERFRIAVIEGDIDSIVDAETVSREGIPAVQLRTGGFCHLDASMIRLALNELDLANLDLIVIENVGNLVCPAEVDTGATKNAMILSVPEGDDKPLKYPLMFSVCDVVILNKTDYLEGSDFDVPAFRERVGRLNAKAPILEVSCRTGTGLDAWVDWLKTQANAIRGSVSR from the coding sequence ATGGCCGAGATCCGGCTGATCGAAATCAAGGAAGAGATCCTGGCGGACAACACGGCCCTGGCGGAGGAGATCCGGACGGATCTGAAGCGGCGAGGGGTGTTCCTCCTGAACCTGATGTCCTCTCCGGGATCGGGCAAGACGAGCCTGATCGTCCAGACCCTCCGCCGGCTTCGGGAGAGGTTCCGGATCGCCGTCATCGAGGGGGACATCGACTCCATCGTTGACGCGGAAACAGTCTCCCGGGAGGGAATCCCGGCCGTTCAGCTCCGGACGGGGGGCTTCTGCCACCTCGACGCCTCCATGATCCGCCTTGCGCTGAATGAACTGGATCTGGCGAATCTGGACCTGATCGTCATCGAGAACGTGGGGAACCTCGTCTGCCCCGCCGAGGTGGACACCGGGGCCACGAAGAACGCCATGATCCTGAGCGTCCCCGAGGGCGACGACAAACCCCTGAAATACCCCCTGATGTTCAGTGTCTGCGACGTGGTGATCCTGAACAAGACGGACTATCTGGAAGGGTCGGATTTCGATGTTCCGGCGTTCCGGGAGCGGGTCGGGCGGCTGAACGCCAAGGCGCCGATCCTTGAGGTTTCCTGCCGTACCGGTACGGGCCTCGACGCCTGGGTTGACTGGCTCAAGACCCAGGCAAATGCGATTCGAGGAAGTGTTTCTCGCTGA
- a CDS encoding redoxin domain-containing protein, which yields MARVELNTRAPDFTLPDLNGKSITLSDYRNRKNVLVVFNRGFI from the coding sequence ATGGCCAGAGTCGAGCTGAACACCCGCGCGCCGGATTTCACGTTGCCCGACCTCAACGGGAAAAGCATTACGCTCTCGGATTATCGAAACCGGAAGAACGTCCTGGTGGTCTTCAACCGCGGATTCATCTGA
- a CDS encoding acyl--CoA ligase: MQDQTPMILPPAGSRPLEEYETAFARREDPFLVHYTLAGGGIGKWAWTRGQFRDLAVGAAAALARLGAIRGSRVLHLFAANSPRDLAFRLAAVLAGTVPVTVNWQADDLERIAYKARVTEARIVVHEGQGPERLAALSSLLPDAVFLDAADFGHEDGAPVSAGPAWEDERIIIFTSGTTGLPKGVRLSHRSYWTNRLTFEDYFSLGAEDPLDLVLVNPLHHANSSAMSDWGLRRPGAVIHLVSRYGTAFWRILTKAAEGRRGRLVTALVARHIDFLEDMDREGTLPLEKDRLERALRNTEILIGSAPVGPTTVRRILHWCGRPPRVRFGSTETCLQVAAIPGTLAPEAVVNAFERGWKHEHRGERAEGYYIGRDHSPFTEMDVVRVVDPDREGYLVPCAAGEPGYLVTRGGNLMSGYVGDEEATREVFREGWYTGLRDIGFRLEGSDGGRDLYWMARDSALLIRGGANYAYDQVAAELSAVLTDRFGLPADSFRLAVVGLRLQSEHEDSCCVTIELKPEAEGRRDELARSFREVAKKSVSKGSRPDFVRFAPVPLNFKGAILVPELKKAFSEAWKAGEVA; the protein is encoded by the coding sequence ATGCAAGACCAGACGCCCATGATCCTTCCTCCAGCCGGTTCCCGGCCCCTGGAGGAGTACGAGACCGCCTTTGCCCGCCGGGAGGACCCGTTTCTCGTTCATTACACCCTGGCTGGGGGCGGGATCGGGAAGTGGGCCTGGACGCGAGGGCAGTTCCGGGACCTCGCCGTCGGGGCTGCCGCCGCCCTGGCCCGGCTCGGGGCGATCCGGGGATCGCGGGTGCTTCATCTCTTTGCGGCCAACAGCCCCCGCGATCTGGCCTTTCGCCTGGCCGCCGTCCTGGCGGGTACCGTCCCGGTGACGGTCAACTGGCAGGCCGACGACCTGGAACGGATCGCCTACAAGGCCCGGGTGACGGAGGCGCGCATCGTCGTTCATGAGGGGCAGGGGCCGGAGCGCCTGGCCGCCCTCTCCTCCCTTCTGCCGGACGCGGTCTTTCTCGATGCGGCGGATTTCGGCCATGAGGATGGAGCTCCCGTATCGGCAGGGCCTGCCTGGGAGGACGAGCGGATCATCATCTTTACGTCCGGGACAACGGGCCTTCCTAAAGGAGTGCGGCTGTCACACCGGAGCTATTGGACAAACCGCCTCACCTTCGAGGACTATTTCAGCCTGGGCGCGGAAGACCCGCTGGACCTCGTTCTCGTGAATCCCCTCCATCACGCCAATTCCTCCGCCATGTCCGACTGGGGACTCCGGAGGCCCGGCGCGGTCATTCACCTGGTCTCACGATACGGTACGGCCTTCTGGAGGATTCTCACCAAGGCCGCAGAGGGTCGGCGGGGACGCCTGGTGACGGCCCTGGTGGCCAGGCACATCGATTTCCTGGAGGACATGGACCGGGAAGGGACGCTTCCCTTGGAGAAGGATCGCCTGGAGAGGGCGCTACGCAATACGGAAATCCTCATCGGCTCCGCCCCCGTGGGGCCGACGACGGTCCGGCGCATCCTGCACTGGTGCGGCCGCCCGCCCCGGGTTCGCTTCGGCTCCACCGAGACGTGCCTCCAGGTGGCGGCGATTCCGGGGACGTTGGCTCCGGAAGCCGTTGTCAACGCCTTCGAGCGGGGCTGGAAACACGAGCACCGGGGCGAGCGGGCCGAGGGATACTACATCGGCCGGGACCATTCCCCGTTTACGGAAATGGACGTCGTCCGGGTGGTCGATCCGGACCGGGAGGGTTACCTGGTTCCCTGTGCAGCCGGTGAACCCGGATACCTGGTTACCCGTGGCGGAAACCTGATGTCGGGATACGTCGGCGACGAGGAGGCGACCCGGGAGGTCTTCCGGGAGGGCTGGTACACGGGTCTCCGGGACATCGGGTTCCGGCTGGAAGGCAGCGACGGCGGACGGGATCTTTACTGGATGGCCCGGGACTCGGCCCTCCTGATCCGCGGCGGGGCCAATTATGCCTATGACCAGGTGGCGGCGGAGCTCTCGGCGGTTCTGACGGACCGGTTCGGCCTGCCCGCCGATTCGTTCCGGCTGGCCGTGGTGGGACTCCGCCTCCAGAGCGAGCATGAGGACAGCTGTTGCGTCACCATCGAGCTGAAGCCCGAGGCCGAGGGACGACGGGACGAACTGGCCCGGTCCTTCCGGGAGGTCGCGAAGAAATCCGTTTCCAAGGGGAGCCGGCCGGACTTCGTCCGCTTTGCCCCCGTTCCCCTCAACTTCAAGGGGGCGATCCTGGTGCCGGAACTGAAGAAGGCCTTCTCGGAAGCCTGGAAGGCCGGAGAGGTGGCATGA
- a CDS encoding SDR family oxidoreductase, whose translation MPDEYARIAIVTGATSGIGEATARKFVTAGFGVVGNGRNRKKLASLEKELGPAFRSVAGDAADDVVLERLFASAAGHFGRPADIVVANAGRGLSGSVKDADLSQFEDVFKINVTGALRLLQKAARKMVAGQEGVFPKAALDIVVVGSVVGRHISPFGAVYGATKFAVHALAEGLRRELGPKGIRVSLVEPGVVLSGFQAVARHSAETVNFFKDTFGPLLTGSDLAEAIHFVVTQPPHVHVSNITVRPTRQDYP comes from the coding sequence ATGCCTGACGAGTATGCACGCATCGCAATTGTGACCGGGGCGACATCCGGAATCGGTGAAGCCACGGCCAGAAAGTTCGTCACAGCCGGCTTCGGCGTGGTCGGCAACGGACGCAACAGGAAAAAGCTCGCAAGTCTGGAAAAAGAACTGGGTCCCGCGTTCCGTAGTGTCGCCGGGGACGCGGCGGACGACGTTGTGCTGGAGCGGCTTTTTGCCTCAGCCGCCGGGCATTTCGGCAGGCCCGCGGACATCGTCGTCGCCAATGCGGGAAGGGGGCTGAGCGGCTCGGTCAAGGACGCGGATTTGTCCCAATTCGAAGACGTCTTCAAGATCAACGTGACCGGCGCCCTCCGGTTGTTGCAGAAAGCCGCGCGGAAGATGGTGGCGGGGCAGGAGGGCGTCTTTCCAAAGGCAGCGCTTGATATTGTTGTCGTCGGGTCCGTGGTGGGGCGGCACATATCGCCCTTTGGAGCGGTGTACGGAGCGACCAAATTTGCCGTCCATGCCTTGGCCGAGGGGCTCCGGCGTGAATTGGGACCGAAAGGGATTCGCGTATCCCTGGTCGAGCCGGGCGTGGTACTCAGCGGCTTTCAGGCTGTGGCGCGACACAGTGCGGAAACCGTGAATTTTTTCAAGGATACATTCGGTCCGCTCCTGACGGGAAGCGATCTGGCGGAGGCGATCCACTTCGTTGTTACGCAGCCGCCTCATGTCCACGTCAGCAACATCACGGTTCGGCCCACACGGCAGGATTACCCCTGA
- a CDS encoding ImmA/IrrE family metallo-endopeptidase, whose amino-acid sequence MTREEIASRLKTAREAAGLSLSEAAKRLGFPSYQTLSNIESGQREVKVSELARFARTYFCNLGDFLSGETTAKDCAVLWRNPPATSDKKREAEREILHLCEQYHMLERLLRVRSEKGFVEVTRESVRNNASIGRLAKEIRGMMGLGKRPACSLHKVLEQEYGVKIIYYPLACGSAASMVHPDMGKAVVINANEAPWRRNYDLAHELFHLILWKAFSPEEMNDTLFFDDVEKKADKFASMLLLPEDEIRRVIEQIIENNKQLKYSDIVDVAVEFGVSAKALLYRLAFINLIKWETADSIAKDEELAEVSREKRSQDVKPIQSERFTNLAIRCLRKGLISRGKFAELLSIDRSDIDDFIEDSGLMESEGKTIEMMAT is encoded by the coding sequence ATGACCAGAGAAGAAATCGCATCCCGCCTGAAAACAGCCCGTGAAGCGGCAGGCCTGTCACTAAGCGAAGCCGCCAAACGACTGGGCTTTCCTAGCTACCAGACGTTGAGCAACATCGAAAGCGGACAGCGGGAAGTCAAAGTATCCGAACTGGCCCGCTTTGCCCGAACGTATTTCTGCAATCTCGGAGATTTCCTCTCGGGCGAGACAACAGCGAAGGATTGCGCCGTCCTGTGGCGAAACCCGCCAGCGACAAGCGACAAGAAAAGGGAGGCGGAGCGGGAGATCCTGCACCTCTGCGAGCAGTACCACATGCTGGAGCGATTGCTGCGCGTACGGTCCGAAAAAGGATTCGTGGAGGTGACGCGCGAGTCGGTTCGGAACAATGCCTCGATCGGCCGTCTGGCCAAAGAAATCCGAGGCATGATGGGCCTCGGCAAGAGACCGGCCTGTTCGCTCCATAAAGTCCTGGAACAGGAATACGGAGTCAAAATCATCTATTATCCACTTGCCTGCGGTTCCGCTGCATCCATGGTGCATCCGGACATGGGAAAAGCTGTTGTCATCAATGCGAACGAAGCCCCCTGGCGCCGGAATTATGACCTCGCCCATGAACTCTTTCACCTGATCTTGTGGAAGGCTTTCTCACCGGAGGAAATGAACGACACCCTCTTTTTTGACGACGTGGAGAAAAAGGCGGACAAGTTCGCTTCCATGCTGCTCCTTCCGGAAGACGAGATCCGTCGGGTGATTGAGCAGATCATCGAAAACAACAAACAACTTAAGTATTCCGACATCGTCGACGTGGCCGTTGAATTCGGGGTGTCGGCAAAGGCGCTCCTTTACCGCCTCGCTTTCATCAATCTCATCAAATGGGAAACGGCCGATTCCATCGCCAAGGATGAAGAACTGGCAGAGGTGAGCCGGGAAAAGCGCTCACAGGATGTAAAGCCGATTCAATCCGAACGCTTCACCAATCTAGCCATCCGCTGCCTGCGCAAGGGACTGATTTCAAGGGGAAAGTTCGCTGAACTGCTGAGCATCGACCGCAGCGACATCGATGATTTCATAGAAGATTCGGGTTTGATGGAGTCGGAGGGGAAAACGATTGAAATGATGGCTACTTGA
- a CDS encoding redoxin domain-containing protein: protein MAQLRQDYLRFVDLDTEIVVVGPEDAGSFRKYWEKENLPFVGLPDPGHTVLKLYGQEVKIFKLGRMPAQMLIGRSGMLRYVHYGHSMADIPPNEEILDLISRQNPDAR, encoded by the coding sequence ATGGCGCAGTTGCGTCAGGATTATCTGCGCTTCGTGGATTTGGACACGGAAATCGTTGTCGTCGGGCCGGAGGATGCCGGGTCTTTCCGGAAGTACTGGGAGAAGGAAAACCTGCCGTTTGTCGGGCTGCCCGATCCCGGTCACACCGTTCTGAAGCTGTACGGCCAGGAGGTGAAGATTTTCAAACTGGGCCGGATGCCCGCGCAGATGCTGATCGGCAGATCCGGCATGCTTCGGTACGTGCATTACGGTCATTCGATGGCCGATATTCCTCCCAATGAAGAGATCCTCGATCTGATCAGCCGTCAGAATCCGGATGCGCGCTGA